The following proteins come from a genomic window of Flavobacterium eburneipallidum:
- a CDS encoding helix-turn-helix domain-containing protein — protein MEKEKITPANSLEVGTRIKLLRINQKRTLQEVADNCALSKSMISKIENNKTIPSVATLVKIASTLGTSISGLLEEEGWNKTIVTSQKTAIEKLTKTEKGYHIFPYASEYHDKKMQPFLFVARKGEVIPHQLSHDGEEFVFVIEGSMKMQVGDTEYILKSGDSLYFNAMHKHGITPITDEVTYIDIFA, from the coding sequence TTGGAAAAAGAAAAAATTACTCCAGCAAACTCACTTGAAGTAGGTACACGAATAAAACTATTGCGCATCAATCAAAAGCGTACTTTACAGGAAGTTGCTGATAATTGTGCTTTGTCTAAAAGTATGATTTCTAAAATTGAAAACAACAAAACCATTCCTTCGGTGGCTACTTTGGTTAAAATAGCATCTACATTAGGCACATCTATTTCGGGTTTACTCGAAGAAGAAGGTTGGAACAAAACGATTGTAACCAGTCAAAAAACTGCAATAGAAAAACTCACAAAAACCGAAAAAGGCTATCATATTTTCCCTTACGCATCAGAATACCATGACAAAAAAATGCAACCTTTTTTATTTGTTGCCCGAAAAGGCGAAGTGATACCACATCAGCTTTCACACGATGGAGAAGAGTTTGTTTTTGTTATTGAAGGCAGTATGAAAATGCAAGTTGGAGACACTGAATACATCCTGAAATCAGGCGACAGTTTGTATTTTAATGCGATGCACAAACACGGCATTACACCTATTACTGACGAAGTAACGTATATTGATATTTTTGCTTAA